Genomic DNA from Aliidongia dinghuensis:
TCATCGGCGGCAGCGGCTTCGGCGGCATGGTCGGCCGGGTCGTGACCGGCGCCTTGACGGACTATGCCTCCTGGCGCGTGGCTTTGCTGGTGCTGGGTGGCGCCGGCCTTGTCGCCGCGGTCGCGTTCTGGCGCAGCCTGCCGGAATCGCGCCATTTCATACCGCGTTCGTTTCATCCCTGGCGCCTCGTCACGGGCCTGGGTGAGCCCTTCGCGATCAAGGGCCTGCCCTGGCTGTTCGCCGCGGCGTTCCTGCTGATGGGCAGCTTCGTGACGCTCTACAATTACGTGGGCTTCCGCCTGATGGCGCCGCCGTTCAACTTGAGCCAGACCGTGACCGGCAGCCTGTTCACCGTTTATCTGGTCGGCATCTGGGCCTCGGCCTGGATCGGCGGCCTGGCCGACCGGTACGGCCGCCGGCGCATGCTGTGGATCGCCGTGCTGATCCTGCTGGCTGGTGTCGAGCTCACCCGGTCCCATTCGCTGGCGGTGATCGTGCTCGGCATCGCCACCGTCACCTTCGGCTTCTTCGGCGGCCATTCGATCGCGTCCAGCTGGATCAGCCGGCGCGCCATGACGTCCAAGGCCCAGGCGTCGTCGCTTTACCTGTTCTTCTACTACACCGGGTCGGCGCTGGTCGGGTCCTACGGCGGCGTCGTCTGGTCCCAAGGCGGCTGGACCGGCGTCGCCAACCTGCTCACGCTGCTGCAGGTCGCGGCCCTGCTGGTGGCGCTGCGCCTGAGCTTCCTCAAACCCCTGTCGGTCGCCCCCTGACATTCGTATGATTCCGTACGGAAAAATGAGGGAGGCGGGCGATGCGCATACTGGTGACCGGTTTCGATCCCTTCGGCGGCGAGCCGGTCAATCCGGCGCTGGAGGCGCTGAAGCGGCTGTCGGCCACCCTCGGCCCGCACGCGATCGAGCGCCGGCCGCTGCCGACCGTGTTCCATCGATCGCTCGACGTGCTGGGCGATGCGGTACGCACGCTCCGGCCGGATCTGCTGATCGCCGTCGGGCAGGCCGGCGGCCGAACCGAGATCTCGATCGAGCGCGTCGCGATCAACCTCGATGATGCACGCATCCCCGACAATGGCGGCCAGTCGCCGATCGACCAGCCGATCGTGCCGGGCGGACCGGCGGCCTATTTCACCAACCTGCCCCTGAAGGCCATGGTCCGGGCGCTCGGCGATGCCGGCATCCCGGCCAAGGTCTCGAACACCGCCGGCACCTTCGTGTGCAACCATGTGTTCTACGGCGCCATGCATCTGGTCGCGACCGAGTTTCCGCGGATGCGCGCCGGCTTCATCCATATCCCGTTCCTGCCGGAACAGGTGGCGCGTCACCCGGGGCAACCGTCGATGGCGGTCGAGACGGTCGTCGCCGGCCTGACCCTCGCCATCGAGACGGCGGCCGGCCGCACGGACGACATCGCCGTCGCCGACGACGCGACCCACTGACCTGAGGGGGTTACGATCATGACCATCCGCTTCGAGACGGACGGCCCGGTCGCGATCGTGACGATCGACCGGCCGGCGCGGCGCAACGCGGTCGACCGGGCGACGGCGGCGCTGCTGACGGAGGCGTTCCGACGCTTCGATGCCGATCCGGACCTGTCGGTCGCGATCCTGACCGGCGCCGGCGAGACGTTCTGTGCCGGGGCGGACCTGAAGGCGATCGCCGAGGGGGATCTGAACGATGTTAAGCCGGAGGGCGACGGCCCGATGGGCCCGACCCGGCTCCGGCTCGGCAAGCCGGTCATCGCCGCGATCGAAGGCCATGCGGTCGCGGGCGGGCTGGAACTGGCGCTGTGGTGCGATCTGCGCGTCGTCGCGCGCGATGCTGTACTGGGCGTGTTCTGCCGGCGCTTCGGCGCGCCGCTCATCGACCTCGGCACGGTGCGCCTGCCGCGTCTCATCGGCCAGAGCCGCGCCATGGACCTGATCCTGACCGGGCGGGCGGTGGCGGCCGACGAGGCCCATGCCATCGGGCTCGCCAACCGGCTGGCTGACCCGGGCCAGGCGCTCGCGGCGGCGCTGGCGTTGGCGCGGGAGCTCGCGGCCCTGCCGCAGACCTGCCTGCGCCATGACCGATTGTCGGTGCTGGAGCAATGGGATCTCGATCTCGACGCCGCCACGCGCAACGAGATCGCCCATGGGCGTCAGAGCCTCGATGCCGGCGAAACCCAGGCCGGTGCCGCGCGTTTCCGCGACGGCGCCGGGCGGCATGGCACCAAGGAGTAGATGGCGTTAGGACGCGACGGACAGGGCGTCGGTCTCAGCCGGCTGCGCGGGCTGCAGGCGCCCGGCGCGATGGATGCCGCATTCGGTCCTGACCTGGCCGGCCCAGCGGCCGGCGCGCGGGTCCGCCGCGTCCCCCGCCGGGATCGTGCAAGGCCGGCAACCGACCGAGCGATAGCCGCGCGCAATCAGCGGGTGGCGCGGCAGATCGAGCGCTTCGAAGGCCTCCTCGACCCGTTCGGGCGACCAGTCGGCAATCGGGTCGACCTTGATCAACCCGTCGACCGCCTCGGCGCGCGAGATGAACTGGCGCAGCGCGCCGTGATAATGCTTGCGGCCGGAGATCAACACGTCGAACTCGCGGATCGCATGCTGCAGCGGCTCGACCTTGCGCAGGCTGCAGCAGGCGTCCGTGTCGAACTGCCAGAGCTCCGCGTCCGGGTCGCGGTCGGCGAGCGTCGCGTCGGCGGCCTTGACCGTCCGGAGGCCCGTCAGGCCCAACCGACGCTGCACCAGGTCGCGATAGGCGAGCGTCTCGGGGAAATGATGGCCGGTGTCGAGGAAGATGATCGGGATGTCCTGCCGGACGCGGGCCGCGAGCGCCAGCAGCAGTGCTGATTCCGTGCCGAAGGACGACACGATCGCGACCCGTCCGGGAAATTCGTCTTCGATGATGGCGCGGAGGAATTCTTCGCCGTCGACGCCCTGATACTGACGATTGAGCGTTACCGCGCGCTGGCGTGCCGCAAGGTCCAGATCCATGATGCCCGTCCGATCGAACTAATACCGCAACCGTCGGGGCGTCTCTGAAGGGCGTCCCGCTTTAGCCGCATTTGTTAAGCGCCCGCAAGCTGATGCTCAAATCGGCGCTGTGGTTCGGATATAATTCCACACAGAATGCATGTCAATAATCGATATTCACATTTTGGCAACGTCAAAAAAGTGGCATGCCCGCTGTTGCATCTGTGCATCGTCGGACGTGGCGGAATTCGGACACCGAAGCGAGATTCCCCAGCGGCGCCGTGGCGCCCTGCGCTAAACTGGCCCGCTCGATCGTGGCCTCAGGGACACCGGCGGATTTCACAATGATGGATTGGAGTTTTGCCCCCGAAGCCCCGGCCGAAGCCGAGGCGCTGAGCGTGACCGTGTCGAGCCCGCTCGGACCGCTGACCGTAACCGAGGTCGCGGGGGCGATTGTCCGGCTGCGCTGGCGCGGCCGGGGTGGGAGTATGCCGCCCGCGACGACACCGCCGACGCCGCTCCTCGCCGAGGCGGCGCGCCAGCTCGCGGCCTATTTCGACAAGCGGCTTAAGGATTTCGATCTGCCGCTGCGGCCGGACGGCTCGCCGTTCCAGCAGGCGGTCTGGGGCGCCATGTGCCGTATTCCGGCGGGTGCCACGCGCACCTATGGCTCGGTCGCGGCCGAACTCGACGTACCGGCCCGGGCGGTCGGCGGCGCCTGCGGCACCAACCCCATCCCGATCATCATTCCGTGCCACCGCATCCTGGCGGCCGGCGGCTCGCTCGGCGGCTACAGCGGCCAGGGCGGCGCCGAGACCAAGCTGTTCCTGCTGGCGCTCGAAGGGGCGGAGGCGCCGGACGCCGACCCGCGGCAGATGAAGCTGCTGTAGCGGGCCGGCTTTCGCGGCACCTTAGCGGCGGCGGCGCTGCTCGCGGTGCTGCGCCTCGCGCGGGGCGTCCTGTTCCTCAGGTGCCGAGCGGGCGCCGAGGCCCGCGACCAGGTCGCCGAACGAGCCCAGGCCGCGCGAGGCACCCGCCGGCCGCGACTCCGCGCGGACCGGGGCGTGGTGCTGGCCTTGACGCTGGCCCTGATGTTGGCCGTGGGCGGGCTTGCCGTGTGCCGGTTTGTGCGGGTTTGCCCGATGCGGGTCGGGCTTGCCTGGGGCGGGGCGGCCGTGGGGATGGGCCGCGCGCGGCGCCGGCACTTTTTCCTGACCCTGACCCGTCGCCTGGCGCTGGCCCTGGTCCCGGCCTTGCTCCCGGCGTTCGCCGTTGCGCTGGGGGCGCGGTCCGCGGCTCTGCTGCGGGCGTGGCGGCCGCTGGTCGAAATTGGCCTGGATCACGACCGGCGCCGTCGCCGGCGGGCGCGGCAGGACCTCGACCGGCTGCCGGGTCAGCCGCTCGATGTCGCGCAGATAGGCCCGCTCCTCGCCGTCGCAGAACGAGATGGCGCTGCCCTCGGCCCCCGCACGCGCGGTGCGGCCGATGCGGTGGACGTAGCTCTCGGGAATGTTCGGCAGCTCGAAATTGACGACATGGGTGATGCCGTCGATATCGATACCGCGCGCCGCGATGTCGGTTGCGACGAGCGCGCGTAGCTTCCCGGCGCGGAAACCCTCGAGTGCCGCCTGGCGGGCAGACTGCGACTTGTTGCCGTGGATGGCGGCGGCGGTGATGCCGGCCTTGCCCAGGAACTCGGTCACCTTGTTGGCGCCGTGCTTGGTGCGGGTGAAGATGATGACGCGGCTCAGGGCCGGGTCGGCCAGGACGTCGGCCAGGAGCTGCCGCTTTTCCTTCGTCTCGCAGAAGATCACGCCCTGGGCGATCTTCTCGGCCGTGGTCGCGACCGGCGTCACCTCGACGCGCACCGGATCCTTGAGGAGCCGCTGGGCAAGCTGCGCCACCTCGCCCGGCATGGTCGCGGAGAAGAAGAAGGTCTGGCGCTCCGCCGGCAGCTTGGCGATGACGCGCTTCACGTCATGGATGAAGCCCATGTCGAGCATGCGGTCGGCCTCGTCGAGCACGAAGGCCTCGAGATTGTCGAACCGGACGAAGCCCTGGTTCATGAGATCGAGCAGGCGGCCCGGCGTTGCGACCAGGATATCGACGCCCGGCTTCATTGCGTCGGTCTGCGGCTTCTGGCCGACGCCGCCGAAGATGACCGTGTGGGTGAGCTTCAGGTTGGCGCCATAGGCTTTGACGCTCTCGCCGATCTGGATCGCGAGCTCGCGCGTCGGCGTCAGCACCAGCGTGCGGGCCGTGCCCGGCGCCCGGCGGCGATCGGACGTGCTGAGCCGCTCGAGGATCGGCAAGGTGAAGGCCGCGGTCTTGCCGGTGCCGGTCTGGGCGATGCCCAGGAGGTCGCGGCCCTCGAGTGCGTGCGGAATGGCCTGGCGCTGGATCGGCGTCGGGCTTTCATAGCCCTGGGCGGCGAGCGCTTGCTGGATTTCCGCGCGGAGCGCCAGCTCGGAAAATTTCGTGATTTCGGTCATGGCTTCTTCTGGCGCGAGCGGCCGCCGTCACACGGCGGACAAGGCTTCGCGCTTGTCGTCCCTCGCCGCGCGCGAAGCCGGTGGGACGGGATCATAGAGGAACGTCTCGAGATGCTGCGGCGCGATCGTCTGAGGATGCTGCCGTTCGGCGCGATCTGCGAAACGGGAAGAAACGCCCCAACGGAGCTAAGGCCTTGAACCAGCCTTCTTGAGAGCGTTGGGAGCCCTCGAGAGAGTGAATGGCGCGCCCGAAGAGATTCGAACTCCTAACCCCCAGATTCGTAGTCTGGTGCTCTATCCAGTTGAGCTACGGGCGCGCAATCGGCGGCGGAACCGCCGTTCGAGGTCGCGGACACTAGTCGATGTCTTTCGAGCCCGCAAGGCTGAAAGGATGGCCGATGCCGCGCTCGGGCGAAAGCGGGCCATGCGTCTGATGCAGAGCCCGAGCCGCCGCCGATGCGCCCGAAATCGGGACAGCCCTGCTGCCAGCCTCCTCTGCGTGCGCTTGATTTGACCCGCGCGCGATCTCGCGCTAATGCCGTGAAATACCCGATTTCCTTGGAACGGCTGCATCATGACGACGAAGAGCGCGCAACGGACCTTCCCGGTGTCGTGGGAAGAATTGCACCGCAATGCCAAGGCGCTGGCCTGGCGCCTCATCGAGAGCGGGCCGTTTACCGGCATCGTCGCGATCACGCGCGGCGGGCTGGTGCCCGCGGCGATCGTGGCGCGCGAGCTCGAAATCCGGCTGGTCGACACGTTCTGCGTCGCCACTTACGACGACCGGACGCTCGGCCAGCCGCAGATCCTCAAAGGCATCGAGGGCGACGGCACGGGCTTGCTTATCATCGATGATCTGGTCGACACGGGCGTCACCGCGCGGCTCGTGCGCGGCCAGCTGCCCAAGGCGCATTTCGCGACGATTTATG
This window encodes:
- the gpt gene encoding xanthine phosphoribosyltransferase — encoded protein: MTTKSAQRTFPVSWEELHRNAKALAWRLIESGPFTGIVAITRGGLVPAAIVARELEIRLVDTFCVATYDDRTLGQPQILKGIEGDGTGLLIIDDLVDTGVTARLVRGQLPKAHFATIYAKPAGRPLVDTFITEVSQDTWILFPWDTEPQSAVPVAKQVLR
- a CDS encoding methylated-DNA--[protein]-cysteine S-methyltransferase; translation: MMDWSFAPEAPAEAEALSVTVSSPLGPLTVTEVAGAIVRLRWRGRGGSMPPATTPPTPLLAEAARQLAAYFDKRLKDFDLPLRPDGSPFQQAVWGAMCRIPAGATRTYGSVAAELDVPARAVGGACGTNPIPIIIPCHRILAAGGSLGGYSGQGGAETKLFLLALEGAEAPDADPRQMKLL
- the pcp gene encoding pyroglutamyl-peptidase I, translated to MRILVTGFDPFGGEPVNPALEALKRLSATLGPHAIERRPLPTVFHRSLDVLGDAVRTLRPDLLIAVGQAGGRTEISIERVAINLDDARIPDNGGQSPIDQPIVPGGPAAYFTNLPLKAMVRALGDAGIPAKVSNTAGTFVCNHVFYGAMHLVATEFPRMRAGFIHIPFLPEQVARHPGQPSMAVETVVAGLTLAIETAAGRTDDIAVADDATH
- a CDS encoding phosphoadenylyl-sulfate reductase; translation: MDLDLAARQRAVTLNRQYQGVDGEEFLRAIIEDEFPGRVAIVSSFGTESALLLALAARVRQDIPIIFLDTGHHFPETLAYRDLVQRRLGLTGLRTVKAADATLADRDPDAELWQFDTDACCSLRKVEPLQHAIREFDVLISGRKHYHGALRQFISRAEAVDGLIKVDPIADWSPERVEEAFEALDLPRHPLIARGYRSVGCRPCTIPAGDAADPRAGRWAGQVRTECGIHRAGRLQPAQPAETDALSVAS
- a CDS encoding DEAD/DEAH box helicase translates to MTEITKFSELALRAEIQQALAAQGYESPTPIQRQAIPHALEGRDLLGIAQTGTGKTAAFTLPILERLSTSDRRRAPGTARTLVLTPTRELAIQIGESVKAYGANLKLTHTVIFGGVGQKPQTDAMKPGVDILVATPGRLLDLMNQGFVRFDNLEAFVLDEADRMLDMGFIHDVKRVIAKLPAERQTFFFSATMPGEVAQLAQRLLKDPVRVEVTPVATTAEKIAQGVIFCETKEKRQLLADVLADPALSRVIIFTRTKHGANKVTEFLGKAGITAAAIHGNKSQSARQAALEGFRAGKLRALVATDIAARGIDIDGITHVVNFELPNIPESYVHRIGRTARAGAEGSAISFCDGEERAYLRDIERLTRQPVEVLPRPPATAPVVIQANFDQRPPRPQQSRGPRPQRNGERREQGRDQGQRQATGQGQEKVPAPRAAHPHGRPAPGKPDPHRANPHKPAHGKPAHGQHQGQRQGQHHAPVRAESRPAGASRGLGSFGDLVAGLGARSAPEEQDAPREAQHREQRRRR
- a CDS encoding MFS transporter; its protein translation is MSTLPLADGVSTRILGGTAQFRRTNLALFLAGFSIFALLYGVQPLMPVFAQEFHVSPATSSLTISLTTGALAVMMLFAGALSDAIGRKRIMCLSMTLSALLTLGAAFVGDFTQLMVLRLLMGVALSGVPSIAMAYLGEEIDPRSVGLAMGLFIGGSGFGGMVGRVVTGALTDYASWRVALLVLGGAGLVAAVAFWRSLPESRHFIPRSFHPWRLVTGLGEPFAIKGLPWLFAAAFLLMGSFVTLYNYVGFRLMAPPFNLSQTVTGSLFTVYLVGIWASAWIGGLADRYGRRRMLWIAVLILLAGVELTRSHSLAVIVLGIATVTFGFFGGHSIASSWISRRAMTSKAQASSLYLFFYYTGSALVGSYGGVVWSQGGWTGVANLLTLLQVAALLVALRLSFLKPLSVAP
- a CDS encoding crotonase/enoyl-CoA hydratase family protein, producing the protein MTIRFETDGPVAIVTIDRPARRNAVDRATAALLTEAFRRFDADPDLSVAILTGAGETFCAGADLKAIAEGDLNDVKPEGDGPMGPTRLRLGKPVIAAIEGHAVAGGLELALWCDLRVVARDAVLGVFCRRFGAPLIDLGTVRLPRLIGQSRAMDLILTGRAVAADEAHAIGLANRLADPGQALAAALALARELAALPQTCLRHDRLSVLEQWDLDLDAATRNEIAHGRQSLDAGETQAGAARFRDGAGRHGTKE